In one Candidatus Pelagibacter sp. HTCC7211 genomic region, the following are encoded:
- the lspA gene encoding signal peptidase II, producing MIVKNLTKNFYINLSIIFLIFIIDRISKIYVINFNVKNSSTELYTSKFLNINLIWNEGIAFGLFSFSQNNLYNLLTAIILIIILVILKMIIDSKGVKKYGLLMIFGGALGNLFDRLFYKAVPDFIDFHVEEFHWFVFNVADIFITIGVIIMILFELILNNQKND from the coding sequence ATGATTGTTAAAAATCTAACAAAAAATTTCTACATAAATCTATCCATTATATTTTTAATTTTTATAATTGATAGAATTTCAAAAATTTATGTAATTAACTTTAATGTTAAAAATTCATCTACAGAATTATATACATCAAAGTTTCTAAACATAAATTTGATATGGAACGAAGGAATTGCTTTTGGGCTTTTCTCTTTTAGTCAAAACAACTTATATAATTTATTAACTGCAATTATTTTAATAATAATTTTAGTTATTTTAAAAATGATCATTGATAGCAAAGGAGTTAAAAAGTACGGATTATTAATGATTTTTGGTGGCGCATTGGGAAATTTATTTGACCGTTTATTTTATAAAGCAGTCCCAGATTTTATTGATTTTCACGTGGAAGAATTTCATTGGTTCGTCTTTAATGTAGCCGATATATTCATTACTATAGGTGTAATTATTATGATATTATTTGAGTTAATTTTAAATAATCAAAAAAATGATTAA
- a CDS encoding DUF3035 domain-containing protein, which produces MQSAFENQKKNNTDEFLVEKKSPLVMPPDFDELPIPKEIENKKNINENEFKTLITQDNQEIKSNEKDINKNFEELLLDKIKKN; this is translated from the coding sequence ATGCAAAGCGCTTTTGAGAATCAAAAAAAAAATAATACAGATGAGTTTTTAGTTGAAAAAAAATCACCATTAGTGATGCCTCCAGATTTTGATGAGCTACCAATTCCAAAAGAAATAGAAAATAAGAAAAATATTAATGAGAATGAATTTAAAACATTGATAACTCAAGACAATCAAGAAATAAAATCTAATGAAAAAGATATTAATAAAAATTTTGAAGAATTGCTATTAGATAAAATTAAGAAAAATTAA
- a CDS encoding glucose-6-phosphate isomerase codes for MISPRISFKNFKSKKVKSSLVRKKLTTLIKEKNEILKSLSKDYKNNFNHKNLKKFKKSLDFRVIGMGGSSLGAKAIYDFLRHKIKKNFFFIDNLKVNNLEQKKKNHNNIIISKSGNTIETIVNVNLLIKKKDQNILITENKKNYLNLLAKKLKADIIHHNDYIGGRYSVLSEVGMLPAELMGLNINNFKQLNFLIKNKSFFNNLISNVSSTLYFIQNKKFNSIILNYDEKSDSLFKWYQQLIAESLGKKKSGILPVISSMPKDNHSVTQLYLDGFRNNFFTFFYVHEDRSEKLNNEQILSSKNYLKNKSIGDIIFSQKKATENVFNRQNIPFRSFEIKKRDEKTLGELFCFFILETILIAKSLNINPYDQPAVELIKQETKKILI; via the coding sequence ATGATATCACCAAGAATATCTTTTAAAAATTTTAAATCAAAAAAAGTAAAATCTTCATTAGTCAGAAAAAAACTCACTACTTTAATTAAAGAAAAAAATGAAATTTTAAAATCTTTATCAAAAGATTATAAAAATAATTTTAATCATAAAAACCTAAAAAAATTTAAAAAGTCCTTAGATTTCAGAGTGATAGGAATGGGAGGATCTTCACTTGGAGCAAAAGCAATCTATGATTTTTTGAGACATAAAATAAAAAAAAATTTTTTTTTTATTGATAATTTAAAGGTAAACAATCTAGAACAAAAAAAGAAAAATCATAATAACATAATTATTTCTAAATCTGGCAATACAATTGAAACTATTGTTAATGTAAATTTATTAATAAAAAAAAAAGATCAAAATATTTTGATTACTGAAAATAAAAAGAATTATTTAAATCTTTTAGCAAAGAAATTAAAAGCTGATATTATTCACCACAACGATTATATAGGTGGTAGATACTCGGTTTTGTCTGAAGTTGGTATGTTGCCAGCTGAACTAATGGGTTTAAATATAAACAATTTTAAACAACTTAACTTTTTGATCAAAAATAAATCTTTTTTTAATAATTTAATTTCGAATGTAAGCTCAACATTATATTTTATTCAGAATAAAAAATTTAACTCGATAATACTTAATTACGATGAAAAATCAGACAGTCTATTTAAATGGTATCAGCAATTAATTGCTGAAAGTTTAGGTAAGAAAAAAAGTGGAATATTACCTGTAATTTCTAGTATGCCTAAAGATAATCATAGTGTAACACAACTTTATTTGGATGGTTTTCGAAATAATTTTTTTACTTTTTTTTATGTTCATGAAGATCGATCTGAAAAATTAAATAATGAGCAAATTTTATCTTCTAAAAATTATTTAAAAAATAAAAGCATAGGTGATATAATTTTCTCCCAAAAAAAAGCTACAGAGAATGTTTTTAATAGACAAAACATACCTTTTAGAAGCTTTGAGATAAAAAAAAGGGATGAAAAAACTTTAGGAGAATTATTTTGTTTTTTTATTTTAGAGACAATTTTAATTGCAAAATCTCTTAATATAAATCCGTATGATCAACCTGCTGTAGAATTAATAAAACAAGAAACAAAAAAAATTTTAATTTAA
- the rsmD gene encoding 16S rRNA (guanine(966)-N(2))-methyltransferase RsmD, which yields MRIISGSFKGKKILEPKDIKTRPLKDLTKESIFNIIIHSKKFKINLENSFILDLFSGVGSFGIECLSRNVKKVIFVENYNGVLPILKKNLENLNLNEKFSILEYDIYQDHVFSKLESKFDIIFLDPPYKVKNLDKLLIEINNQKILDENGIVIIHRHKNEQEIIPKVFQIAEQKKYGISKITFLTKLN from the coding sequence ATGAGAATTATTTCAGGGTCCTTTAAAGGTAAAAAAATTTTAGAGCCAAAAGACATTAAAACAAGACCTTTAAAAGATTTAACAAAAGAATCGATATTTAATATTATAATTCATTCAAAAAAATTTAAAATAAACTTGGAAAACTCATTTATTTTAGATTTATTTTCTGGTGTCGGCTCTTTTGGTATTGAATGTTTATCTAGAAATGTAAAAAAAGTAATCTTTGTAGAAAATTATAATGGTGTTTTGCCTATATTAAAAAAAAATTTGGAAAATCTAAATCTAAATGAAAAATTTTCAATTTTAGAATATGATATATATCAAGATCATGTATTTTCAAAACTTGAAAGTAAGTTTGACATTATTTTTTTGGATCCTCCTTACAAAGTTAAAAATTTAGATAAATTATTAATAGAGATTAATAATCAAAAAATTTTGGATGAAAATGGGATAGTAATAATTCATAGACATAAAAATGAACAAGAAATAATTCCAAAAGTATTCCAAATTGCTGAACAAAAGAAATATGGTATTTCTAAGATTACTTTTTTAACAAAGTTAAATTAA
- the purD gene encoding phosphoribosylamine--glycine ligase: MKIAILGSGGREHAIAASISKSSKKENIYCIPGNAGTLEIAINIDLDINNFEAIHKFLDENKIDLVVIGPEQPLVNGIVDYLEKFNIKVFGPNKIASQLEGSKIFTKKLCEDYNIPTAKFAVLENKLDAKKFLENSKYPNVIKADNLASGKGVYICNNENESNVAIEEIFNGKFGVAKNILIEEFLEGEEMSYFIVSDGKTIKNFETAQDHKRVLEGDKGKNTGGMGAYSPSRLITKELEEKILNKIIQPTLLGLSKMNTNYKGFLYAGLMIVKDEPYLIEYNVRMGDPECQTILPKLETDLVDIFLACCDETLDKIELNWSKKKSLCVVICSKGYPDGFKKNEEIENLENLKLTEDEYIFHAGTLKKNKKLYAVGGRVLNFVVTSENFSEAKNKILFNLDKLNWQGGFYRKDIGYRVIDK, from the coding sequence ATGAAAATTGCAATTTTAGGAAGTGGAGGCAGAGAACATGCGATAGCTGCATCAATTTCTAAATCTTCAAAAAAAGAAAATATTTACTGCATTCCAGGAAATGCAGGAACTTTGGAAATTGCCATCAATATAGATTTAGATATTAATAACTTTGAAGCTATACATAAGTTTCTAGATGAAAACAAAATTGACTTAGTAGTGATAGGGCCAGAACAACCATTGGTAAATGGTATAGTTGATTATTTAGAAAAATTTAATATTAAAGTCTTTGGTCCTAATAAAATTGCCTCTCAACTTGAAGGGTCAAAAATTTTTACAAAGAAACTTTGTGAGGACTATAATATTCCAACAGCAAAATTTGCTGTACTTGAAAACAAATTAGATGCAAAAAAATTTTTAGAAAACTCTAAATATCCCAACGTAATTAAAGCTGATAATTTAGCCTCAGGTAAAGGTGTTTATATTTGCAATAATGAAAATGAGTCTAATGTTGCAATTGAAGAGATATTCAATGGAAAATTTGGAGTAGCTAAAAACATCCTAATTGAGGAATTCCTTGAAGGTGAAGAAATGAGTTATTTTATAGTTAGTGACGGAAAAACTATAAAAAATTTTGAAACCGCACAAGACCACAAAAGAGTACTTGAAGGGGATAAAGGAAAAAATACAGGAGGCATGGGGGCATATTCTCCATCAAGATTAATTACAAAAGAGTTAGAAGAAAAAATTTTAAATAAAATTATTCAACCGACTCTATTAGGCTTATCTAAAATGAACACAAATTATAAGGGTTTTTTGTATGCAGGCCTTATGATTGTTAAAGATGAGCCATATTTAATTGAATATAATGTACGTATGGGGGATCCAGAGTGTCAAACAATTCTTCCTAAACTTGAAACTGATTTAGTAGATATTTTTTTAGCTTGTTGTGATGAAACACTTGATAAAATTGAACTCAATTGGTCAAAAAAGAAAAGTTTATGTGTTGTAATATGCTCCAAAGGTTATCCTGATGGATTTAAAAAAAATGAAGAAATAGAAAATTTAGAAAATCTTAAGTTAACTGAAGATGAATATATATTTCATGCTGGCACATTAAAAAAAAATAAAAAATTATATGCTGTTGGGGGTAGAGTTTTAAATTTTGTGGTTACTTCTGAGAACTTTAGCGAAGCAAAAAATAAGATATTATTTAATTTGGACAAATTAAATTGGCAAGGTGGGTTTTATAGAAAAGATATTGGCTATAGAGTAATTGATAAATGA